CCCCTTTTAATGAATCTTACGTGGTGCAAATCTGAATTAGTCATTATCATAAAGCAAATAATATACACCAAGCGGgatatcaaaatatatattttcctCTCACACACTCGAGACCTCTAGTCAAAATATTTAGACATAGCACTAATGTACATACCTTCGACCTTTGTTGCTCAAGCTCTTCCAAAAGGTCGTTATGTGTGTATCAGATGCTTCAAAAGTTTGAAGCGTATTTTTAGAGGATTCAACACAGATAGCGACATATTTGGAAAGTTCGCCTTCAACTATGCTCAAGACAAATGACAAAACAAAGAGAACAtataaacaaaaacaagaacaatAGGATAGAATCCTTCAGCGCATTTTTGAAGGATTCGACACAAGCACAACAACATATTTGGAAAGTTCGAGCAACGTAGTGTTCAACTATGGTCAAGACAAATGACAAACAAAGAGAACAtataaacaaaaacaagaataaTAAGATAGAAACTTTAGAGGATGCCCAAAGCAGATTTATCATTACAAAGTTAGCACAGCAGAATACTAGTTCAACAGAAGTTCTAAATCCTGGTTAAGTAAGCTGGCAAGTTAACTTATGTTGCTCAGGCTCTTCAAGAATATCGATAGGTGTGTGccggatcctccaaaagtagtgcagTTCTAAAAGACTCTACACATGAGTGACAATATTTTTGGAGTTCGAGCAACGTAGCTTTCAACTACGATAGGGACAAATGAAAACCATAGAGAACATGTAAACTAAAAGAACACCATAAGATAGAAACTTTATGCCCAAAACAGATTTATCATTACAAGTTGGCACAACATATTACAAGCTCAACTTCTGGTTAAGCTGGAAGTTTGGTAAAATTTGACAATTGCAACAAAATTCTCTGCTAATTTCATGTTTGATTTAGAGATGCCAGCTGAGTTGATGGTGTCTACTATAAAGCTTAACTATTTCCTTTGCTATTTCCTACACTGGGATGTACAAGCTCAAGATTTCAGAGACTTACCTctctataaaaagaaaaaagtttcAACGAaactctctagtttcttctgtTCTTCCGAATGCTAATATCAAGATTCCAAAGGCAACGAACGAGGTAATTGCCAAGCAGAAGAAGTTGCTAAAGCTCTGTTCTTCCATCCGATATAAAGCGCCCCCTGGCTTTCAGCAAGCCTATAATTTGAGCTATACTCCTTCAACATGTCCTTGATGGCCTCACCAGCCAATGGACTCAACGGGCATGGTGTAAATCCAGCCATCAAAAGTCTTGACCTCCACTTGCCAAAAAGTTCATGCCTTTCCACTCTATCAGCCCCTTCACATGCTATGAGATTGACAACGTCCCGTGCAATACAATGCTCCTCTGATCTGATCCGCTGCATGTCATCCCTCGGGCGGGCTACATCAACTGATTCAAACATTGCTTTGTGGTAATCTAGAGTTTCACGGAACCTTGGAAGGAAAGGGGCGGTATTGGTGTTCATTTCTTGTTCAACTAGAGACACGATTTTGGGAGACAAGCTCTTGACTAGTCTTAATAGGCGGTCTCGATGGTTCATAGTGCTTACGCTCTCGTCTGGCATGTGGTGCAACATGAAAGGGAAGGTAACTGCCAGGCTTTCTCCTTGTCTAACTCCTAGGTTCTCTAGTTTGACATTACATCCTGACAATGCAGCATTATGGAATTCAAACGGCACTCCGCAGGACTTGGCAATGCTTGCTAACCTTTCGCCAACTAGCTGAAGTCCTCCACCGCGTGCATGAGCTGATTGGGAATCATCAACGCCTGTGATGCGGAGAAATGGCGGACCACCAGGCCGACGAGCCAGATCGTGGATGAGGAACATCCATTGATTTCCCTGTGCAATTTGAAAATCAATGATATGGATTCTATTCTCGTTCTTCATGGCATCGCCTATGACAACATTGGCGGATATATAAGCGAACTTGAAGTAAGGGGTTATGTGATAGAGAATTTGCATATAGGACAACAATTCTGAGCTAGTTGGTTCGTTGCATTTCAGTTTTTTGTAAATGTTACTCCCGGAGGACCATAACCGTGCTCTTAGCCCTTCCAACATGTATGCACTCAATCGTTGCATAGGTTCCCCAGAAACCGATACCCTTTTCTCCAAGACATTCATCAGAGCTTCTGCAGTCGAGATATCAGCTTCAGCTACTGCTTCAGCACAGGCAACAAGCAACTCTTTCAAGTCCAATCTTGAGGCTACGTCCAATACTTGATTCCGCCTTGTCAAGGAAAAATGTTTTGAGACTACATTTAAGGAGCAACTGCAGCTGTCATCAATATCGGATTCAGGCCTTAACAACTTATTAGTCAGTTCCCTCAGCTCATGCTTCTTTCCGTTGCCATCATCAACTCCTGAACACCCACTTACAGGTGAACCACCAGTGTTCTCATAGAAACGATGTTTCTCAGACATGTACGACTGAGAACATTGAGGAGAGAAAGGACTCCTGAGGGAAGAGATGCTTACGGAAGGATCTGCATCGTAGATGGCACAGTCAGTAGCCGGAAATGAGTCCATAGTGAAGAACTTTTCATTCTGTGTCTTTAAAGAAACCTGTGTCCTGGAGCTGCTACTATCGTCATAAATGCTATTGTCAAAAGCACGGGAAGGGGTGTAGTATAGCTGAACTTGCTGCATCGGCTGATGGTACAATTTATGTACACTACACGACCTTCGAGGTCCCTGAGATGCTTGCATCTGACGATAAGTAACTCACTCACTGTGGGCTGTGGCAAAGGAAGACCTATTAAATTTGCTAAACCGCACACTTAGTGAACGATGCACACACTGATCAGAAAATGTCTACACTAAAACTAGTCATGACATCTCAAAAACCAAAGGTTCTTTCAGAAGAGAATAAATATGCTGAATCTGAAGCACTAGAGCTAGAATGGATATCTCCAGTACACTGTCGATGAAATCATCAGAGCCAGCAAAATCTGCCAAGAAGTAAAACATGATCAGTATTCTTAGTGAGATCGAACTTTTAAAACGAATACTAAAGATCACAAGAGATTGTCACAATATAACAAAGAAGCCTTCCTTTTACAGACAATGCAAATTTGATCAGTGTCAAAGAAGTTGTGGACGATATTCAtgctcataaaaaaaaaaacacagaaTAAGGAAATGTTATAACAAGATTCCACACCGTTTTGATGGAAAAGTACGAAAGGATAGAATCAAAAGAAGAATATACCCAAAAATGGTAATATACAAAGTATGATCATTCATCAAGGCCTAAACCATTCGAGAAATGGAAAATGCATATCAGATCAGTAAATCTAACAGTTTCATCAATCTTCAAACATGTCATCCTGATGAAAACGTTGCTACTCTCCCCTTGACCAAGACACATATATAGGAAAGAATTAGGGAAAATGTTAAGGGAGACTAATCAAAGAAGTTGTTGTTGCAGTACTTAATGAGGAACGACGAGTTAGTTGAGGATTAAATTTAACTACCTGCATTTAGTAAATGAACAAAGAAAGTCAACAAATGCACCAGAATTGTAGGTCAGTAACTCCCAAAATGACGTGATACAAAACACAAAGGCAGCAGCGGATTTACCAACTTACAGAAAAAAATACTAACAAGAAACCCCATTGCTGATTTTTTGTTCAAAATGATACGCCTAACATCAAATATCCTTTTATAGACTAGAAACAGTGGATGATATTTAAACAAAGACATAAATCTTCAAATTCAAGCACAATCACAAAGAACCAGCAAGATCATCGACAAATTAACAAACCTCAACCTAGGCTAGCATGGCTTGCTATGCTCTTCAAGCTCCATTTCCATAACTCAGCctcttaattataaaaaaaaaaagtcttttCTACTTTTCTAAGGTAAGCTTTGAAACTGTAGCTTGCTGTTTTTTTCATTATACAGTCCATAACAAATTAAATGAAACACGACGAAAAAGAAGTGAGCAGTTTGACTTGGAATAAATCTTCGTGTTTGTTTATCTTCAACCCCCCTTACCACCTACCCCACCCCACAGATCTTCCCCTCGCTTTCCACAACTAACAAGGTCTGCATTGATTTCCCCTTTCTTTACTATTAAGATTAAGATTTTTCTGTTTCTAAGCCCAACCAGCACCTCAAACCAATTTCTCTCTACAAAGATAACTCAGATCATTAACTCATAAACATCCCTCGGCCCACAACAGGCACCATTAACCAAAGGCTCAGATTGAGTATGAAAAAATATCATGGTAGGGAGCGCTAGTGCTTCCCTTTTTAATGGGCCTTACGCAGACTAATTTGGGACCCTAATGCAGGTACCAAACACCGggtgaaaacaaaaaaaactcagTTCTACTGATTACTTAGCATGTAACATTGAACCTAAGTTAGCAAACgacagaaagaaaaaataagaaagatacAACCTTATTACCTTAGAAATGGAAAACAGACAAACAGAAACGGAAAACCAATAAGACCCCAGTACAAATGACCAAAGCTCTAgttttatttttgggaaaagGGGCAAAAATACCCCTCAAATTTGTGACTTAGAGCGGAGATACCTCTCGTTAAAAAGTGGTACATATTAGCCCCTTTTtgcctttatttttattaaaaaagcaAAGACTTAAAAAACTCTACTTTAATTCTTTCCTTATACCAAGAATCAACTGAACTCCAAGGAAAACAGAGACATAGACTCCATATAATAAAAGTCTTTCTTGTTTTCTAAGGTAAGCGTTGAAACTGTAGTTAGCTGGTTTTTCCATTATACAGTCCATAACAAATTAAATGAAACACGACGAAAAAGAAGTGAACAGTTTGACTAGGAATAAATCAACGTGTTTGTTTATCCTCAACCCCCACCCCTAATCCGCGCTTGGCACAACTAACAAGGTCTACATTGAGTTTCTTTACTATTTAGATTAAGATTTTTCAGTTTCTAACCCCaaccagcacctaaaaaatgaaaaaaaaaatggacaATAAAAACAAAACAATGTCTTTACAAAGATAACTCAGATCATTGACTCATAATGATCCCTCGGCCTTCAATAGGCACCCTTAACCAAATGGCTTGGATAGAGCCCcaagtatgaaaaaaaatatccaGTAGGGAGCGCTTTCCTTTTTAATGGACCTTACACGGGCAAATCTGAATTAGTCGTGATCCCAATGCAGGTACTAAACACCATGTGGAAAAAAAAACTCAGTTCTACTGATTAATTAGCATGAAACATTGAGCCTTAAGTTAGCAAACGACAGAAAGATACAAGCTGTTTACCTTAGAAATGGAAAACTGAAATATAGAAAAGGAAAACCAATAGGACCACATTACAAAGGACCAAAGCTCTAGTTTTATGTTTAAAAGAAACAAAGACCTAAAAGTTTGGTTATCACCTCcttattttgttgtagttacTATTCTTTCTATTGTATATTGTTTTTTCATTTCGCATTATTTGGTTgttgttacttttcttttaagccgagggtctatcggaaaccacctctctatctctatgaggtaggggtaaggtctgcttatgctctaccctctccagaccccacttatGGGATTATACCGAGTATGTTGTTGACCTAAACGACTCTACTTTAATTCTTTCCTTATACCAAGAATCAACGAAACTCCAAGGAAAAAACAGAAACAGACTCCATATCTAAAAGGCAATAACTTTAAAAGAACCATTAAAGACTAACAACCCCAGAAACCTAAACCATACATTAAACAAACCAAAGGTCCACAGACAATCAAACACTTCCCAGTAGGACTAATTTTCCAAGAAAACCAGAGTTGTATATACtcaataaaggaaaaaaaaaacgaaaaaaCGATAACAAGAAATCAGTTCAGATAGTATGACAAACCttcaaaagaataattaaaaagatgttttcttgaagaaatcagATGAAATTTGGAACCTTTTTTGCCTTCTGCTAAACACACATTAAAACAAACCAGAAGTCAGCAGTTAATAGAAACAACTTAGACTAATTCAAAACTCAAACACTTGCTAGTAAGACTAATTTTCCAAGAAAACTAGATTACATAACGCCcaataaagaataaaaacaGAAAAGGGCAACAAGAACTTACAACAACAGAGTGTAGAGTGTACGCATATCTTAGCCTACCTCGTGGACATATAGAGGCTGTTTACGAAAGACAAGCGTAACAAGAACATCATAGAATTAATTCAAAAGATGTTTTTTTGAAGAATTCAAATGAAAGTTGATACCTTTTTGTCTACTGCTAAACACACATTGAAACAAACCAGAAGTCAGCAGTTAATGGAAATAACTTAGACTAACTCAAAACTCAAACACTTCCTAGTAAGCCTAATTTTCCAAGAAAACTAGACTATATAACACCcaataaagaataaaaacaGAAAAGAGCAACAAGAACATTCAACAACTGAGTATAGAGTGTAACAAGAACATCATAGTATTAATCAAAAGATTAAACAAGAACAtgttttttctgaaaaattcaAATGAAAGTTGGAACCTTTTTGTCTTCTGCAAAACTCAAAACACTTCCTAGCAGGACTAATTTTCCAAGAAAACTAGACTATATAACACCCAATGAATAAAAACAGAAAAGAGCAACAAGAACATTCAACAACTGAGTATAGAGTGTAACAAGAACATCATAGTATTAATCAAAAGATTAAACAAGAACAtgttttttctgaaaaattcaAATGAAAGTTGGAACCTTTTTGTCTTCTGCAAAACTCAAAACACTTCCTAGCAGGACTAATTTTCCAAGAAAACTAGACTATATAACACCCAATGAATAAAAACAGAAAAGAGCAACAAGAACATACAACAACTGAGTATAGAGTGTAACAAGAACATCATAGTATTAATCAAAAGATTAAACAAGAACAtgttttttctgaaaaattcaAATGAAAGTTGGAACCTTTTTGTCTTCTGCAAAACTCAAAACACTTCCTAGCAGGACTAATTTTCCAAGAAAACTAGACTATATAACACCcaataaagaataaaaacaGAAAAGAGCAACAAGAACATTCAACAACTGAGTATAGAGTGTAACAAGAACATCATAGTATTAATCAAAAGATTAAACAAGAACAtgttttttctgaaaaattcaAATGAAAGTTGGAACCTTTTTGACTTCTACAAAACTCAAAACACTTCCTAGCAGGACTAATTTTCCAAGAAAACTAGAATATATAACACCCAATGAATAAAAACAGAAAagggtaaccacaacatcacagaattaatcaaaaaaatggttgtcttttttttttttaaagaaattaagatgAAAGATAGAACCTTTTTGTCTTCTGTTAAAACAGAGAGAAGAGGAGTTTTGCTGATTGAGAATACGAAGAATTTGGGAGTTTTTGGTATTTGCTTTATAtagtcaaagaaaaaaaaacgacTTGGAAATAGAGGGAAATATTGCATCGTAATTGTGATGTAATGCTTAGAGTAGCCTAAAATTGAGTGATTTGCTTTTTAAATGGATTGatcttaattttaattatttagaattaatttttaatataattgaaGTCATATTTGAACATATCTCATGTCATATTATGAtacgtaaaaataaaaatatttatgtcctgtatataatattttgatacaaaaatataaaggCACTTATAtcccttaaaaaaattattttatacgtTCAATTTATGTGTCACTATTTTTGTGGTAGTCAGTTTCAAAAGAAAATTACATTTCTATAACtaaaataacttaattttaaattattattttaattcttaATGAAAAAATTTATAATGTTACAATATCTAAAATTTATGGAAACTAGGAAAAAAGATTTTCATTTCCAATTTTAACTTAGATATAGctctcttctttatttttaattttcgtTTTTTGTGggggttgggggggggggggggggtttgaAGCAGTGTCAAATTAAAATAcaccacaagtttcaaaattattttttattaaattttatatcaaattataaCGATGTCacatattattaataataaggagtaagtattatttttataaggaacaaAAATTAATGACCCTTCTACCTTTTCctctattttcttgattttgccATGTACTAATGTTTTtcatataaacaaaaaaaaaaatcaagaatttatGACGCGTAATTTTAAATTCAATGAATCTAAGTTTTTGTTATTGTTCACACAAAATGTCAGGTATTTTTACTTGAATGTTATTTATGTGTGAATTCGATTAACTTAATTCTTACAAATTTTGAAAGTAGACGAGATCATATTTATTTACAGTATGATTTACATATTCTTGAGTCATGCATCACATTATTTATgagtttattaaaaatattatttgcttACTGATTTTTTAGATGAATTATTTAATCATATTAAGtaaatttttaatacaaatacatTATTTGAgccaaaattattaaattttactGAATCCCTAAATGCAATTGTAATTCCGCCCTCCGCAACACGAGTTACGATTTTACCATTAGGCCAAAACCCTAAACGCAACAATTTACcaatgaagaagagaaagagcaAATATTTattcatgcatatatatatatatatatatatatatatatatatatatatatatatatatatatatatattcgaatTGTGTGTGCTTTTATGGTTATGTCTTTTTCTCtcctttcttgattttttcATGTATTAACGTTTTTCAAGTAATCGAAAAATCTTTAAGAATTTATTGCAAATAGTTTTAAGGACGATAGGATTTTCGTACAAATGTCAAAGATCACCCTTGAATGTTTTATGTGTGTTGGGACTCTAATTAACTAAACTTTAACAAATTATCAAAGTAGGTGATTATTTGTAGTAAGATTTGAACTCATGATGTATGCTTGAGTCACACGTCACATCATTTATGGACTTATTAAAGAAAGATCATTTACTTACTGAATTTTAGATAAATAATTACTCAAACATAATAAGTAAATCttaaacatatatacatcatCTAGGCCAAAAATTTCTAAGTAAAACTGCAATCCCCAACATTACATAAATTAAGACATATATATTACCATATTTAATAAGTTGATAAATCATGTTATTATCGTCGCTGTAAAGGGGAgctatattttcttgatttcaagaCCAAAATATGGCCctctattattttatattttatttttactataagttcttttaaaa
This sequence is a window from Solanum dulcamara chromosome 10, daSolDulc1.2, whole genome shotgun sequence. Protein-coding genes within it:
- the LOC129871762 gene encoding scarecrow-like protein 13 isoform X1; this translates as MQASQGPRRSCSVHKLYHQPMQQVQLYYTPSRAFDNSIYDDSSSSRTQVSLKTQNEKFFTMDSFPATDCAIYDADPSVSISSLRSPFSPQCSQSYMSEKHRFYENTGGSPVSGCSGVDDGNGKKHELRELTNKLLRPESDIDDSCSCSLNVVSKHFSLTRRNQVLDVASRLDLKELLVACAEAVAEADISTAEALMNVLEKRVSVSGEPMQRLSAYMLEGLRARLWSSGSNIYKKLKCNEPTSSELLSYMQILYHITPYFKFAYISANVVIGDAMKNENRIHIIDFQIAQGNQWMFLIHDLARRPGGPPFLRITGVDDSQSAHARGGGLQLVGERLASIAKSCGVPFEFHNAALSGCNVKLENLGVRQGESLAVTFPFMLHHMPDESVSTMNHRDRLLRLVKSLSPKIVSLVEQEMNTNTAPFLPRFRETLDYHKAMFESVDVARPRDDMQRIRSEEHCIARDVVNLIACEGADRVERHELFGKWRSRLLMAGFTPCPLSPLAGEAIKDMLKEYSSNYRLAESQGALYIGWKNRALATSSAWQLPRSLPLES
- the LOC129871762 gene encoding scarecrow-like protein 13 isoform X2; this translates as MSEKHRFYENTGGSPVSGCSGVDDGNGKKHELRELTNKLLRPESDIDDSCSCSLNVVSKHFSLTRRNQVLDVASRLDLKELLVACAEAVAEADISTAEALMNVLEKRVSVSGEPMQRLSAYMLEGLRARLWSSGSNIYKKLKCNEPTSSELLSYMQILYHITPYFKFAYISANVVIGDAMKNENRIHIIDFQIAQGNQWMFLIHDLARRPGGPPFLRITGVDDSQSAHARGGGLQLVGERLASIAKSCGVPFEFHNAALSGCNVKLENLGVRQGESLAVTFPFMLHHMPDESVSTMNHRDRLLRLVKSLSPKIVSLVEQEMNTNTAPFLPRFRETLDYHKAMFESVDVARPRDDMQRIRSEEHCIARDVVNLIACEGADRVERHELFGKWRSRLLMAGFTPCPLSPLAGEAIKDMLKEYSSNYRLAESQGALYIGWKNRALATSSAWQLPRSLPLES